The window ACGCTGGCGGCAAGGATCAGCGCATAACCGATGCAGATATCCGCCACGGTGAAGCGGTCGGCGCACAGGAATTCGCGCGTGGCAAGGCGCTGTTCGATCTTCACCAGCCGCTTGTGGAACCACTTGGCGTAAGCCTGCCCCGCCTCCTGCAACCCCTTGTCCTTTTCGAACAGGCAGAAGCGCATATAGACCGTCTGCGGGAAGGTGATCGTCGCATCCGCATGATAGGTGTAATCGAGATAGGCGGCATAATCCGCCTCGCCCGGCGCGATCGCCAGTAGGCTCGGCCCGGCGCGCGTGGCGAGGTAATGCGCGATCGCGCAGCTTTCGGTCAGCCTGTCCTCGCCATCGATCAGCAGCGGCACCGTGCCGAGCGGGTTCAGCGCGAGATATTCGGGCGCAAGATAGCGCGGCGGGAACGGGAGGATGCGCAGATCGATCTCGGCCCCCGCCTCCTCCGCCGCCCAAGTCGCGCGCAGCCCGCGCGACCCTGCGCAGGTGTAGAGGATCGGCTTGGTCATGGGCGGGCGCTCAATGCGCCTTGTCCGCGCCGATCTTGAACACCTTGTGGACCACGAAAGCGATGATCGCGCCAAGGATCAGCCCTACCACCGCCGACAGCGCGGTCGCGGTCAGCCAGCCGGCGACCCCGCCTGCCGCGCCCGTCATTCCGGCAACCGCAACCTCGGCCCCGTGGATCGGATCGTAGAGCCCGTCCCAGCCCAGCTTGTGCAGGCTGTCGACCACGATGTGACCGCCCACCCACAGCATCGCGACCGTGCCGACGATCGACAGTGTCACCAGCAGCTTGGGCACGAAGCGCAGCAGGAACCGCCCGAAGGCCTGCGCCGCCGAACTTGCCTTCTTGGTGAGGTGAAGCCCGATATCGTCCAGCTTCACGATCAGCCCGACCGCGCCATAGACCGCGATGGTCACGACCACCGCCACCAGCGCCAGCACCGCACCGCGCATCACCAGCGATTCGCTGGCAACCTCGGCCAATGCGATCGCCATGATTTCGGCCGAGAGGATGAAATCGGTGCGGATCGCCCCGCCCACGCGCTCGTTCTCGAAGGCGACCGGATCCGTGATCTCGTCCTCGAGCGTTTCGCCGTGCTTGCCGAAGCCCAGCTTCTCCATCACCTTTTCCGCGCCTTCATAGGCCAGGAACGACCCGCCCAGCAGCAGCAGCCAGACGATCGCCTGCGGCAGAAATTCGGACAACAGCAGCGCGGCAGGCAGCAGGAAGACCAGCTTGTTCTTGAGGCTGCCCTTGGTGATCTTCCAGATGATCGGCAGCTCGCGCGCCGGGGAAAGCCCAGTGACATAGCTCGGCGTGACCGCCGCATCGTCGATCACGACGCCCGCGGTCTTGGTGCCTGCGCGTCCTGCGGCGACCGCGATATCGTCGATCGACGCCGCCGATGCCTTGGCGATCACCGAAATGTCGTCGAGCAGCGCAACCAGTCCTGTCGGCACGGTAATAATCCCCCTTGATGCGATTCGCATAAGCCAAAGCGCGCGCCTGCCCGTCCTGTTCCTTGCGCACAAGACTTGCATTCGCCCCCGAACCCTGTAAGGGCGCGGCCTTCGCATGGGAACCGCCTGTGCGATTGATCGAAGAAAGCCGGAGGGGCCCTGCGCAAGCCTGCGCAGACAAGCCAGCGATCGGCATAGAGTGAAAGGACGCAAGATGGCTCTGTATGAGCACGTCTTTCTTGCGCGTCAGGATCTGAGCCAGGCTCAGGTTGATGCGCTTGCGGCGCAAGCCACCGAAATCGTCGAAGCCGGCAACGGCAAGGTCGTCAAGACCGAAACCTGGGGCCTGAAGTCGCTCGCCTACAAGATCGAGCGTAACCGCAAGGCGCATTTCGTGCTGCTCAACATCGATGCCCCCGGTTCGGTGATTGCCGAGCTCGAGCGTCAGACCCGCATCAACGAAGACGTCATCCGCTACATGACCATCCGCGTCGACGAGCACGAAGATGGCCCGAGCGTGATGATGCGCAAGAACGAACGCGAGCGTAAGCGCCGCGAAACCCGTGAGGAGCGTGACTGATGGCCCGCCCGTTTTTCCGTCGCCGCAAGTCCTGCCCGTTCGCGGCCAAGGATGCCCCCAAGATCGATTACAAGGACGTGCGCCTGCTGCAGGGCTTCATGTCCGAGCGTGGCAAGATCGTGCCTTCGCGCATCACCGCCGTTTCGGCGAAGAAGCAGCGTGAACTGGCCCAGGCGATCAAGCGCGCCCGCCAGATCGGCCTGCTGCCGTTCATCGTGAAGTAGGAGAAAGAGACATGGATATCATTCTCCTCGAACGGATCGAAAAGCTCGGCTCGATCGGTGACGTCGTCACCGTGAAGGACGGTTACGCCCGCAACTTCCTGCTCCCGCAGAAGAAGGCCCTGCGCGCGAACGAAGCCAACAAGAAGGTCTTCGAAGCCAACCGCGAGCGCCTCGAGAAGGAAAACGCCGAACGTCGCACCGACGCCGAAAAGACCGGCGAAAAGGTTGCCGGTGCAGAAGTGGTGCTGATCCGCGCCGCTTCGAACGCCGGTCAGCTTTACGGTTCGGTCAGCGTGCGCGACATCGTGTCGGGCCTCGCCGATCAGGGCCACGACGTTGACAAGCGCATGGTCATTCTCGGCGCGCCGATCAAGACCATCGGCATGCACGACGTCACCATCGCCCTGCACCCCGAAGTGCGCGTGACGGTGAAGGCCAATGTCGCGCGTTCGGACGACGAAGCCAAGCTGCAGAGCGAAGGCGTCGACGTGCTCAAGGCGATGTTCGACGACGAACAGCGCGAAATCGAAGAGCAGGCCGAAGCCACCCGCATCGACACCAGCCTCGAGCCGGGCGAAATCCCCGCCGAACTGATGGACGACGGCGAGGACGACTAAGTCTCGCAGCCTTTCAGGCTCACAAACACATGCAGGGCGCGAAGATCACCATGATCTTCGCGCCCTTCTTGTAAACGGGCCATGCTTCTTGAAGACCCCGCCTTGCCAAGCGCGGTGTCCCGCGCAAGAAATGGTGCCACATAATCATAACAACATAGGAGCAGAGACAACTGCCATGATCGACATTCCCGGGATACTCGCCGCGCTCCAGCAGCATTATGACGATGCGGTGCGCACCTTGCGCGACGATGTAATCGCGTTCGGCACCAGCGGCACGGTCCCCGCCGCGGCAAAGCGCACCGATGGCAGCTATGCCTATCCGCAGCTGACCTTGCGTTACAACGGCATCGGCAAGGGCCAGGACCGCCCCCGCGCCTTCGGCCGGCTGGAAATGCCCGGCACCTATATCACCACCGTGACGCGCCCCGATCTGTTCGCGCAATATCTGACCGAACAGCTTTCGCTGATCGCGGACGAATATGATGTCGAGGTCAGCGTCTCGCGCTCGCGGCAGGAAATTCCCTTCCCCTATGTGCTCGACGGCGCGGCAGGGGCGGCGATGGTCGGCATTTCGCCGCAGGCGATCGCGGCGCATTTCCCCTCGACCGATCTCGCGCTGATCGGGGATGAACTCGCCGACGGGATCGAGATCGACAGCATGGCCGATATCCCGCTGTCGCTGTTCGACGGCCTGCGCACCGATTATTCGCTCGCCCGGCTCAAGCATTACACGGGCAGTGAAGTCAGCGATTTTCAGGACTTCATCCTGTTCACCAACTATCACCGCTATGTCGATGAATTCGTGAACTGGGGCGCGGCGCATATCGGCAAGGATGGCTACGTCGCGCTGACCGGGGCGGCCGGGCTCGACATCCGTGAACCGACCCAGCACGCGCAGGATCAGCTCAACGACACCGCTTGGCGGCGGCACCAGATGCCCGCCTATCACCTCGTGCGCGAGGATGGCCGCGGGATCACGCTGGTCAATATCGGCGTCGGCCCGTCGAACGCCAAGACGATCTGCGATCATCTCGCGGTGCTGCGCCCGCATGCATGGCTGATGATCGGCCACTGCGGCGGCCTGCGTTCGACCCAGAAGATCGGCGATTTCGTGCTCGCGCATGCTTACCTGCGCGATGACCACGTGCTCGACCCCGTCCTGCCGCCCGAAGTGCCGATCCCGCCGATTGCCGAAGTGCAGCAGGCGATGGCCGAGGCTGCCGAGCAGGTCGCGGGCGTGCAAGGCGCGAACCTCAAGGCACGGATGCGGACCGGGACGGTGGTGACCACCGACGACCGCAACTGGGAGCTGCGCTACTCCTCCTCGGCCAAGCGGTTCTCGCAAAGCCGAGCGATCGCGATCGACATGGAAAGCGCGACCATCGCCACGCAGGGCTACCGCTTCCGCGTGCCTTACGGGACGCTGCTGTGCGTCTCGGACAAGCCGCTGCATGGCGAGATCAAGCTGCCGGGGCAGGCCAACAAGTTCTACGAGGAAGCCATCGCCGCGCACTTGCAGATGGGGATCGTCGCCTGCGCGATGCTGCGCGACGAAGGCGACCGGCTGCACAGCCGCAAACTGCGCGCCTTCAACGAGCCGCCCTTCCGGTGACGCGTTCGCGCTCCATCGCGGGCCGGGTGGCCATCGTCACCGGTGCGGGCAGCGGGATGGGGCGTGCGACCGCGCTGCTGTTTGCGGCCGAGGGCGCAATGGTCGCGGTGGTCGACCGCGATTTCGTCGCGGCCAAAGCGGTGGCGGCGGAATGCGGCGCAGGCGCGCGGGCCTATGCGCTCGATGTGGCCGATGGCGATGCGATTCCCCGCGTGGCGGCGCAGATTGCGGAGGATTTCGGGCGGATCGACATTCTGGTGAACAATGCCGGGGTGTCGAGCTTCGCCGCGCTCGATGCGCCCGATTACGAAGACGTGTGGCACCGCGCGCTCGGCGTGATGCTGACCGCGCACCAGCGGATGGTGCGCGCCTGTCTGCCGTGGCTGCGCCAGAGCGATGCAGGCCGGATCGTCAACATCGCCTCGACCGAAGGCCTGGGCGCAACCCCGGGCGATACGCCCTATGTCGCGGCGAAAAGCGGCGTTGTCGGCCTTACCCGCGGGCTCGCGGTCGATCTCGGGTGCGACGGGATCACGGTCAACTGCATCTGCCCCGGCCCGATCCGCACCGCGATGACGGACGGCGTGGCCGAGGATCACAAGGCGATCTTCGCGCGGCGGCGCACCGCGCTCGGCCGCTATGGCACGCCAGAGGAGGTCGCGCATGTCACGCTGTCGCTGGTGCTGCCAGCGGCAAGCTATATCACCGGCGCGGTTATCCCGGTCGATGGCGGGCTGATGGCGCGCAACGCCTGACCCCCGCCTGCGCGGTTTTGCCCGGGTCTTGACCCTGTCCAGACCCCCTCCAGCCCGGTTTTGACCCCTGCTTGCGGCAGGGTTTCACGTGAAACATTGGCGCAAGTTGCGCACATGGGCAGGTTTCAGCCCTTGCCCTTGGTCCGGTTCGCCCCGCCTTTGGCATTGGCGGTGGTGAAGTCGATGATCATCCCGGCAATATCCTTGCCGGTCGCGCTTTCGATGCCTTCGAGACCGGGGGAGGAATTGACCTCCATGATCACCGGCCCGTGGTTCGAGCGCAGCATGTCGACCCCGCAGACGTTCAGCCCCATGTGCTTGGCCGCACGCACCGCGGTGGAGCGCTCTTCGGGGGTGATCTTGATCACCTTGGCCGACCCGCCGCGGTGCAGGTTGGAACGGAATTCGTCAGGCGCGCCAGTGCGTTGCATCGCGGCGACCACCTTGCCGCCGACCACCAGTGCGCGGATGTCGGTGCCGCCGGCTTCCTTGATGAACTCCTGCACGAGGATGTTGACGTTGGCCCCGCGAAACGCCTCGATCACCGACTTGGCGCTCGACATCGTCTCGGCCAGCACGACGCCGATCCCTTGCGTCCCCTCGATCAGCTTGATGACCACGGGCGGCCCCTTGACCGCCTTGATGATCTCCTCGGCGGCTTTGGGGTCGTTGGCATAGGCGGTGAGCGGCAGGCCCAGCCCGTGCTTGGCAAGGATCTGGAGGCTGCGAAGCTTGTCCCGGCTGCGCCCGATCGCGACGCTCTCGTTCAGCGACCACACGCCGCGCATCTCGAATTGGCGAAGGATTGCAAGACCATAGTTGGTGATCGACGCCCCGATCCGGGGGATCACCGCGTCATAGGCGGCCACGGCTTCGCCATTGTAGAACACCTGCGGGCGGTGGCTGGCGATATGCACCGTGCACCGCAAGGTGTTCAGGATATCGAGCGTATGCCCCCGCGCCTCGGCGGCTTCCTTCAAGCGCCGGTGCGAATAGAGATTGGCATTGCGCGCCAGCATCGCGATTTTCATGAACACCCTTTCAAGCCCGGCACACTACCGGCGGCCCGGCCCCATATCCGCATTCCCGGGCGATTGCAGCCATGAATAACCGCTATCCACCACCATCCGCCGCCTGAGCGCGGTGCGCCCGATCAGCATCGGAAACTGCATCTGCGAGCGGTCCGCCAGACTGATCTCGGCCCGGAAGGTGAGATTGCCGATGCGAAGCGGCGTCTTGATGACAAAGCGCGTCTGGCGGTCGCCGTTCGACGAGGTGATCCCGCGCACATCGACGTGGATCGCCTCGCAGAAATGCCGCGTGCCGCCCCAGTCGACGGCAAAGCGCACGAAGCGTTCGCCATCACGCTGGAAATCCTCGACCTCATGCGCGTGGAGCGAGGACGTGCGCGCGCCGGTGTCGATCTTGGCGGGTATCCCGGCAAGACCCAATTCGGGAAGGTCGACGAGTTCGCGCCAGCCGACCTGCAACATTTCCGCCCGCCGGGCCATTGCTGGATGTGCCGGCCTATTCGTCTTCGAAGATGATTTCGCCGGCATCCCCGAGCGTCTCGCCATAGCGGCGCAGCGCAGTCATGAACACCGATTGCGGGATGCCGCTTCCGGTCATGATGTCCCAGCGCAGATAGGGATCACCCTCATCGTCGAGCGAAACGGCGAGAAACCGCCATTCGCGCGCGATATGGAGCGCACGCGCGGGGTCCATCGGGGTCTTGCGATCGAAGCCGGTCGAAAGCTGCACCGAATCGCAGCCGGTGTGCGAAGTTTCGTCGCAACCATAGAACAGCACATTGACGCGGTAACCGCCCAGCTCGGTATCGATCATCGGATCGCCCGCGCTGTCGGTCGACAATGTCGCCTCATATCCCGCCGCGGTGATCGCGTTGAGCATCCCTTGCGGGTTTTGCGCGGTCACGGTCTGCGCCTGAGCACCCCCGGCACAAGACAATGCCGCCGCCCCCACAAGGATCAGTCGCTTCATCATATAATTCCCCCCAAAGACATGCGCCCGCCCCGCGCGAACGGGGCGGGCGGATCCGGCCGCTTACCAGCCGGCCTTTTCACGCTTGTTCTGTTCCTTCAGCCACTTCATCAGCGGGGCGAAGTACTCAAGCATGGGCTTGGCGCTCATTTCGCGGGTACCGGTGAACGCTTCGAGCGCGTCGGGCCAGGGCTTGGATGCCCCCATCTCGAGCATCGCACCCAGCTTTTCGCCGACCTGTTTGTCGCCATAGAACGAGCAGCGGTGCAGCGGCCCCTTCCAGCCGGCCGAATCGCACGCCGCCTTGTAGAACTGGAACTGCAGGATCCGGGCGAGGAAGTAGCGCGCATAGGGCGTGTTGCCCGGAATGTGATACTTGCCGCCCGGATCGAAGGCATCGGCCGGACGGTCGCCCGGCGGGACGATGCCCTGATAATCGCGCTTCAGCTTGACCCATGCCGAATTGTAGGTGTCCGGGGTGATCGAGCCGTCGAACACGCCCCAGCGCCACTTGTCGACCAGCAGGCCGAAGGGCAGGAACGCAACCTTGTCCATCGCCTGGCGCAGCAGGAGGCCGGTGTCCTTGTCGGCGCTCGGCACATTGGCGCGGTCGAGCAGGCCGATCTGGACCAGATATTCGGGCGTGATCGACAGCGCGATGAAATCGCCGATCGCTTCGTGGAAGCCATCATTCGCGCCGTTCAGATAGGCATAGGGCTGTTCCTTGTAGGCGCGCTGGTAATAGTTGTGGCCCAGTTCGTGGTGGATCGTGACGAAGTCGCCCGCGTTCACCTTGATGCACATCTTGATCCGGATATCGTCCTTGTTGTCGATATCCCAAGCGCTCGCGTGGCACACCACTTCGCGGTCGGCGGGCTTCACGAACTGGCTGCGCGTCCAGAAGGTTTCGGGCAATGGTTCGAAGCCGAGCGAGGAATAGAAACCCTCCCCGATCTTGACCATGTCGACCGGGCCCTTGCCCTGCTTTTCCAAAAGCTCGCCGATGTCATAGCCGACGTCGCCCGAACCCGGAGGCGCGACCAGCGGGTAGATGTTGCCCCATTCCTGCGCCCACATGTTGCCCAGCAGATCGGCGCGGATCGGCCCGGTGCGCGGCTGCACGGCATCGCCGTACTTCTTGTTCAATTGCGCGCGGACGTAGGTGTGCAGCGCGACATAGAGAGGCTTGGTTTCGGTCCACAGGCGCTCGGTCATCGCGGTGAATTCTTCCGGGCTCATGTCATAGCCCGAACGCCACATCGCGCCGACATTGTCGAAGCCAAGTTCCTTGGCGCCGTCGTTGGCGATGCCCACCATCTTGGCGTAATCGTCCTTCATCGGCGCACCGACATTGTCGTGCCAGCTTTCCCACATTTCCTTGAGTTCGGCCGGCGTGCGTTCGGGGTTGCCCATCTCGGCTTCGATATCGCTGCCGTTGATCGGCTTACCGTTCAGCGTGCCCTTGCCCTTGCCGTAGAGGCTGTTGAGCCGGGTTGCGATCTCGTTCAGCTCGGTCGCGGCGCCGGGCGTGGTCGGCGCGGGCAGGACGAGGCCGTTGCGCATGATGTTGAGCTTGCGCACGACATCGGCATCGAGCCCGGGGACTTCGGCATAGCGCGCCGAAAGCAGTGCGTATTTCACGCTCTTCTCGGTGCCGACCGCATTGATGCGCGCGGCCATCGCGTCGGTGTCTTCGGTGATGTAGGTGCTGTTGACCCAGTTCACCTGACTGGCTTCGACGGTGTAATCGAACAGGTCCTTTTCAGCGGAAGCGACAAATTGCCTGGCGCCTTCGGCGGTCAGCGGGAATGGCAGATCGGTGGCAGCCGGCGCGGGCGCAGCGGCAGGCGCGGCGGTCTGCGCGCTCGCCGGCACGGCAATGCTCGCCGCGGCCAGTGCGGCCAGCGAAGGCATGAGAAGCTTGGGAAGAAGTTTCATCAGATCAGATCCTGTCAGTCGGAAAGGCGTCTCGGAAGTAGCGTGTGAACCTGTGCCGCACCTGAATCAAGTTGCGAGAAAATCGACGATTGCCTTGCCGAATTCGGGCTTGGTCACGGAATTCATGTGGTTGCCGGGCACTTCGATATAGCGCGCATCGGGCAGCCGCGCGGCAAGATCGGGGGCCGAGCCATTGTCGTGGTCATCCGCGCCGCAGATCACGGCC is drawn from Erythrobacter neustonensis and contains these coding sequences:
- the rimK gene encoding 30S ribosomal protein S6--L-glutamate ligase, whose amino-acid sequence is MKIAMLARNANLYSHRRLKEAAEARGHTLDILNTLRCTVHIASHRPQVFYNGEAVAAYDAVIPRIGASITNYGLAILRQFEMRGVWSLNESVAIGRSRDKLRSLQILAKHGLGLPLTAYANDPKAAEEIIKAVKGPPVVIKLIEGTQGIGVVLAETMSSAKSVIEAFRGANVNILVQEFIKEAGGTDIRALVVGGKVVAAMQRTGAPDEFRSNLHRGGSAKVIKITPEERSTAVRAAKHMGLNVCGVDMLRSNHGPVIMEVNSSPGLEGIESATGKDIAGMIIDFTTANAKGGANRTKGKG
- a CDS encoding AMP nucleosidase — translated: MIDIPGILAALQQHYDDAVRTLRDDVIAFGTSGTVPAAAKRTDGSYAYPQLTLRYNGIGKGQDRPRAFGRLEMPGTYITTVTRPDLFAQYLTEQLSLIADEYDVEVSVSRSRQEIPFPYVLDGAAGAAMVGISPQAIAAHFPSTDLALIGDELADGIEIDSMADIPLSLFDGLRTDYSLARLKHYTGSEVSDFQDFILFTNYHRYVDEFVNWGAAHIGKDGYVALTGAAGLDIREPTQHAQDQLNDTAWRRHQMPAYHLVREDGRGITLVNIGVGPSNAKTICDHLAVLRPHAWLMIGHCGGLRSTQKIGDFVLAHAYLRDDHVLDPVLPPEVPIPPIAEVQQAMAEAAEQVAGVQGANLKARMRTGTVVTTDDRNWELRYSSSAKRFSQSRAIAIDMESATIATQGYRFRVPYGTLLCVSDKPLHGEIKLPGQANKFYEEAIAAHLQMGIVACAMLRDEGDRLHSRKLRAFNEPPFR
- the rpsF gene encoding 30S ribosomal protein S6; this translates as MALYEHVFLARQDLSQAQVDALAAQATEIVEAGNGKVVKTETWGLKSLAYKIERNRKAHFVLLNIDAPGSVIAELERQTRINEDVIRYMTIRVDEHEDGPSVMMRKNERERKRRETREERD
- a CDS encoding ATP-dependent zinc protease; the protein is MARRAEMLQVGWRELVDLPELGLAGIPAKIDTGARTSSLHAHEVEDFQRDGERFVRFAVDWGGTRHFCEAIHVDVRGITSSNGDRQTRFVIKTPLRIGNLTFRAEISLADRSQMQFPMLIGRTALRRRMVVDSGYSWLQSPGNADMGPGRR
- a CDS encoding glutathione S-transferase family protein, whose translation is MTKPILYTCAGSRGLRATWAAEEAGAEIDLRILPFPPRYLAPEYLALNPLGTVPLLIDGEDRLTESCAIAHYLATRAGPSLLAIAPGEADYAAYLDYTYHADATITFPQTVYMRFCLFEKDKGLQEAGQAYAKWFHKRLVKIEQRLATREFLCADRFTVADICIGYALILAASVGLDEGVPGSLKAYRERLTARPAYQRAVAREEAGRKALADEPREG
- a CDS encoding DUF808 domain-containing protein codes for the protein MPTGLVALLDDISVIAKASAASIDDIAVAAGRAGTKTAGVVIDDAAVTPSYVTGLSPARELPIIWKITKGSLKNKLVFLLPAALLLSEFLPQAIVWLLLLGGSFLAYEGAEKVMEKLGFGKHGETLEDEITDPVAFENERVGGAIRTDFILSAEIMAIALAEVASESLVMRGAVLALVAVVVTIAVYGAVGLIVKLDDIGLHLTKKASSAAQAFGRFLLRFVPKLLVTLSIVGTVAMLWVGGHIVVDSLHKLGWDGLYDPIHGAEVAVAGMTGAAGGVAGWLTATALSAVVGLILGAIIAFVVHKVFKIGADKAH
- the rpsR gene encoding 30S ribosomal protein S18, whose protein sequence is MARPFFRRRKSCPFAAKDAPKIDYKDVRLLQGFMSERGKIVPSRITAVSAKKQRELAQAIKRARQIGLLPFIVK
- the rplI gene encoding 50S ribosomal protein L9, with the translated sequence MDIILLERIEKLGSIGDVVTVKDGYARNFLLPQKKALRANEANKKVFEANRERLEKENAERRTDAEKTGEKVAGAEVVLIRAASNAGQLYGSVSVRDIVSGLADQGHDVDKRMVILGAPIKTIGMHDVTIALHPEVRVTVKANVARSDDEAKLQSEGVDVLKAMFDDEQREIEEQAEATRIDTSLEPGEIPAELMDDGEDD
- a CDS encoding M2 family metallopeptidase; the encoded protein is MKLLPKLLMPSLAALAAASIAVPASAQTAAPAAAPAPAATDLPFPLTAEGARQFVASAEKDLFDYTVEASQVNWVNSTYITEDTDAMAARINAVGTEKSVKYALLSARYAEVPGLDADVVRKLNIMRNGLVLPAPTTPGAATELNEIATRLNSLYGKGKGTLNGKPINGSDIEAEMGNPERTPAELKEMWESWHDNVGAPMKDDYAKMVGIANDGAKELGFDNVGAMWRSGYDMSPEEFTAMTERLWTETKPLYVALHTYVRAQLNKKYGDAVQPRTGPIRADLLGNMWAQEWGNIYPLVAPPGSGDVGYDIGELLEKQGKGPVDMVKIGEGFYSSLGFEPLPETFWTRSQFVKPADREVVCHASAWDIDNKDDIRIKMCIKVNAGDFVTIHHELGHNYYQRAYKEQPYAYLNGANDGFHEAIGDFIALSITPEYLVQIGLLDRANVPSADKDTGLLLRQAMDKVAFLPFGLLVDKWRWGVFDGSITPDTYNSAWVKLKRDYQGIVPPGDRPADAFDPGGKYHIPGNTPYARYFLARILQFQFYKAACDSAGWKGPLHRCSFYGDKQVGEKLGAMLEMGASKPWPDALEAFTGTREMSAKPMLEYFAPLMKWLKEQNKREKAGW
- a CDS encoding SDR family NAD(P)-dependent oxidoreductase, with translation MTRSRSIAGRVAIVTGAGSGMGRATALLFAAEGAMVAVVDRDFVAAKAVAAECGAGARAYALDVADGDAIPRVAAQIAEDFGRIDILVNNAGVSSFAALDAPDYEDVWHRALGVMLTAHQRMVRACLPWLRQSDAGRIVNIASTEGLGATPGDTPYVAAKSGVVGLTRGLAVDLGCDGITVNCICPGPIRTAMTDGVAEDHKAIFARRRTALGRYGTPEEVAHVTLSLVLPAASYITGAVIPVDGGLMARNA
- a CDS encoding YbjN domain-containing protein; the encoded protein is MKRLILVGAAALSCAGGAQAQTVTAQNPQGMLNAITAAGYEATLSTDSAGDPMIDTELGGYRVNVLFYGCDETSHTGCDSVQLSTGFDRKTPMDPARALHIAREWRFLAVSLDDEGDPYLRWDIMTGSGIPQSVFMTALRRYGETLGDAGEIIFEDE